DNA sequence from the Lodderomyces elongisporus chromosome 5, complete sequence genome:
CACCAAAACTTTAGTTAATGTCTCATCatatttaaagaaaatttaTAAAGTCATCAACACATTCTGCAGCATATCGCTCTCGTTCTTCTCCAGAAAGAGTTTCAGCCTTTTGCCGTGCCAAGACCAATCTTGTCAATAGATATTCTAAATTGTCTTCATTATTATTGCTATTATCGTTTTTGTTATCATTTTTGTCATCATTTTTGTCATCATTTTGGtcatcatatttatcattatcattgtTATACACCTCTCTATTGGCATATAATTCATTTTCCTCTTcattttcgttttcttcAACCCGCAAATCCTCTTGCTGGGGCTGTTTCTTTACCAAAGGATCTTCCAAGGCTTTGATTTTTGCTCTATTACGTTCTTCCTTCATTTTCGAGTCCTGAACATTTGGAAAAGATGCTGGATCTATATTGGGCCAGTCATGCGACTCCATTACTTCTCTCACTCGTTCCTTGCCTTGTTTCTCTCCAAATTCATTTTTACCTGTTGCTTGCAAGTTGATGAACTCAATTGCATGCGACATTACCAAATCCTCTATTTCTTCCATCTTTTGATTTAAAGGCTGTGCTCCGCAAGGTACTGACGCCACAACTACGCAAAAACTATCATCATTCAATTGAGCTCGCAATATATCAAGAATATCCAAGGCTTGCTCGATATACTCCAACCCATCCAGTGTTGCATTTATTGTAAATATCACTCCGTTCAAAACGGTACGCAACTCCGACATCGAGTCATCGCCAAACAGCTTAGACCAAGCTTTAAACAGTCGAAGCTTTTCGTCATCCGATATAACATGCATTTCTTTGATCTCTTCTGTACCCTCCctttcaatcttttcacTTTGCTGTAtgtgttgtggttgttctTGCTGCTTCTGCAGCTGTTGCAGGTACTCCTTCTTCACCAGTCGTTCTTCGGGAAACTCATCAATGAAGATGTTGAGATCTATATCATAATATTTGGTTATGATTCTGGTTTTCTCTATAATTCCACTGTGACTATTCCTTTCAGTATCGAAGGCTATGCTTTCGTTTTCTCGCTGTGTAATTGCATCGACAATGCGTAGCTTTCCACTATTTGGTGGTCCTAGAACTAAAATATGATTTGGAAACATAATATTGAAGAGAAATGCGTGAGGAGAAGAGCAGCGAGTTTAGAAAGAAGGTGGAAGGAGGGGGCAGCAAAGAGTAGGGAAATGAAATTTTGGTAGAGTGAGGGAAAGTTGACAACTATTCTGTTTTACTGCAAAATCAATTATTATCAATAATGGCCGGAAAATCCGCGCTCGACATTATAAAATATTCTACAAATGACTATAAACATATAGCGCCGATTGCGTACAATATTTGTCAATACGAATCACAACATCACGGTACTTTACACTTTTCATAATATGCTGGCAAGTCTTTTGAATGGAGCCGTGTCAAATGGACATGGTCGAAGTAATGGGAAATCGACAAACTCAAAACGAGGCACAGAGGATTCTGAAAGCAAAGATGCAAGTAAAGAAAGCGCAGCAGTCGATTCGATCCAGCTCGAAAGCTTATTACTACTAGACGATGatttgtttcaaaatacACTCAATTCAGATGACTATGTGGAGAATTTAGCTCCATTGATCAAAAATGCAGTGAGACAAAATGGACTCACCGAGATGATAACCAAGCTCAACAACTTTGTCAAGTTAAAAGACGAGGAGTTGAACGAAGTGTCTATGAATTCAATGGGAGAAATTAATCAGTGTATGGATACGATTGCGAGTATACATAAGGAGGCAGACCAGTTGAATCGACAGTTTCTTTCTGTTAGTCAAAGCTTGGGCAAATCTGCAATTGAATTGatgacaaagaagaaaaattatgTCAAATATAAAGATGTTTGTCGAAGAATTAGCGAAGCACAGGTTGTTCTTCTCGAGTGTATACAAGTGTTGGAATTGATGAACCGAATATTGGAACTCATCAAGCACACAAAGTACTTTCTGGCTTTGAAGTTGATTGATGAGCTCACCAATATTCACATTCAAAAAGTGAATGAGTTTAGTTTTGCCAAAAAGATTGTTGATTCAATACCACACTTGACCAAGATGGTGAAAGATGACTCGTTTGAGAACTTGACCAAATGGTTATCGATCAACTTGGAAAGAAAGTTGCCAAATATTGGAGACTCGTTATATGATAGTTTGTATGTTTTACAGGGAAATTGGCTAGAATGCAAGAGGCGGAATCCTACGTATTTACCATATAAATTGAATTCACCCGTTGAACTAAGCGTTCGTGATTCTAAACTGAACTACGATGTTTTCAAAGATGAAACAATGCAGATTCCATTGGATAGCGTTTACGATGCGATCCTTGTGTATCGTACTTTGAACGAGCTAGAAAATCTCAGCACAGTTTACTACAAAGAATGGATGAAGAAATATAGCAGAATAATCTATCCACTCACATCTGTTGCTTCCAACAAAAAGGATATTGTATTTACGGCAAAGGAACTTGACGAGTACTTACGAAAGATTGCCGCTTTCTTTGTCATGGATAAGCAATTGAATATCTTGACAAAATTCCAATTGAGGACAAATGCTCAAGCAGATGAACTATGGATGTCATATGTTTCCAAATTAAAGCCAGTTCTTTTGCATAACCTAAAAAATTATGATTTCTACTCCCTTGATGAATTGAGTAATTTCAAGGATATCATTGGAGACTTTATACAAATTATGGACTCGAACGAATACGATGTAAGTGAATTATATGAAGTGTTGATGATTATCTTTAAGGACCATTTTGCGCCATTAGTTGTGCAATTCTTTAGAAGAAAATTTATTGAGTCATTGCAATCGGAGTTTTATACTGCTTTACAAATCGACGAAGAGGACTACGACACTATTATGAAGCGAATCTTTTATGAAAGCAATGCATCATTTGCACCTAGAAATGTCAAAAGTTTCCCTGTGAAGTTTCCATTTAGTGAAGATTATGTTCATTTTTGTGGGTTTGTGCGACAGCTTATTAACCGAACATTGAAATTTCTCAATGAGTATTACAGCTATGAAGTCAGTGAGATTAATGATATCATAGTTAATCAGATTGTTGAAGTGTTTTTGGGGGACAAGAAAGGTTTTGGTGTTGCGTGGGAGATTGAGGATTTCATCAATAAAAATGCCAACAACAAGGAAGTTATTGCACAAAGCTTTGTTAACTCAGAATACTATCTTTTGAGTCTATACAAAATTGGTGTTTTGCTAAACCAAAGGTTGCGACAAAATACAGGTATGGGTATTCAAAACATCGACACTAACGAAGCATTCACACTTCATGCTGTTGACACTTTTATCCAATTGCGCAAATACTCCGAAGATACTGTCTACAAAATGATTGATACGAAAATTTCAGAATTATTGGGCTTGGTCGAATACGACGAATACTTGCCCGTTG
Encoded proteins:
- the IRC6 gene encoding Increased recombination centers protein 6, coding for MFPNHILVLGPPNSGKLRIVDAITQRENESIAFDTERNSHSGIIEKTRIITKYYDIDLNIFIDEFPEERSVKKEYSQQSQKQQEQPQHIQQSEKIEREGTEEIKEMHVISDDEKLRSFKAWSKSFGDDSMSELRTVLNGVIFTINATSDGLEYIEQALDILDILRAQLNDDSFCVVVASVPCGAQPLNQKMEEIEDLVMSHAIEFINLQATGKNEFGEKQGKERVREVMESHDWPNIDPASFPNVQDSKMKEERNRAKIKALEDPLVKKQPQQEDLRVEENENEEENELYANREVYNNDNDKYDDQNDDKNDDKNDNKNDNSNNNEDNLEYLLTRLVLARQKAETLSGEERERYAAECVDDFINFL
- the SEC15 gene encoding Rab GTPase-binding exocyst subunit S15, with the protein product MSASLLNGAVSNGHGRSNGKSTNSKRGTEDSESKDASKESAAVDSIQLESLLLLDDDLFQNTLNSDDYVENLAPLIKNAVRQNGLTEMITKLNNFVKLKDEELNEVSMNSMGEINQCMDTIASIHKEADQLNRQFLSVSQSLGKSAIELMTKKKNYVKYKDVCRRISEAQVVLLECIQVLELMNRILELIKHTKYFSALKLIDELTNIHIQKVNEFSFAKKIVDSIPHLTKMVKDDSFENLTKWLSINLERKLPNIGDSLYDSLYVLQGNWLECKRRNPTYLPYKLNSPVELSVRDSKSNYDVFKDETMQIPLDSVYDAILVYRTLNELENLSTVYYKEWMKKYSRIIYPLTSVASNKKDIVFTAKELDEYLRKIAAFFVMDKQLNILTKFQLRTNAQADELWMSYVSKLKPVLLHNLKNYDFYSLDELSNFKDIIGDFIQIMDSNEYDVSELYEVLMIIFKDHFAPLVVQFFRRKFIESLQSEFYTALQIDEEDYDTIMKRIFYESNASFAPRNVKSFPVKFPFSEDYVHFCGFVRQLINRTLKFLNEYYSYEVSEINDIIVNQIVEVFLGDKKGFGVAWEIEDFINKNANNKEVIAQSFVNSEYYLLSLYKIGVLLNQRLRQNTGMGIQNIDTNEAFTLHAVDTFIQLRKYSEDTVYKMIDTKISELLGLVEYDEYLPVERNTEANFAVKDFAMFLENLFTSIFENFPSQLRTLGLFRSYDFVSQHFLGVLKNADVFNEIFIDNFDLDIKYLEKSMKNLNASTNEDKDSSQGNVSVDSTFSELRQIIDLLKSKNYEEYMSNSSFRMRQYNSIKFEDGKKLIMKMQGVRFVNSSTSNIQANSEAPPLSRAQSPVQRGGTIKSLSHSISGSNFANILGGGNGNKNRDEDAVSNTSMTSLESSNTAPNINTATTTSNKFSHFTDRFKPSSAR